One stretch of Desulfomonile tiedjei DNA includes these proteins:
- the gcvH gene encoding glycine cleavage system protein GcvH, which yields MDFPSDRLYSEYHLWVKVEKDQAVIGITDYAREELGQVDYIELPEVDESVTRNRAFGIIETSKAVTDLIAPISGIVVESNTSLAESPEILADDPYGDGWLMAVEPADPEELEELLKRADYEKMLTTLGEE from the coding sequence ATGGATTTCCCGTCAGACAGGCTCTATTCTGAATATCATCTGTGGGTAAAGGTGGAAAAAGATCAGGCCGTCATCGGTATCACGGATTACGCGAGGGAAGAACTCGGGCAGGTGGATTACATAGAGCTTCCCGAGGTGGACGAATCCGTGACACGAAACAGGGCGTTCGGAATAATCGAGACCAGCAAAGCTGTCACGGACCTTATCGCGCCGATTTCAGGCATAGTGGTTGAGAGCAACACGTCACTGGCGGAATCCCCGGAAATCCTTGCAGACGACCCCTACGGCGACGGTTGGCTGATGGCGGTCGAGCCGGCGGACCCGGAGGAGTTGGAGGAGTTGCTCAAGCGCGCGGATTACGAAAAAATGCTGACAACTTTAGGCGAGGAATAA
- a CDS encoding tetratricopeptide repeat protein, translating into MKFYSGVSLRGLRDQNGFSVYTFMGGAILAAVIIGALLYFPWKEVFKGKQDPDMAAAYSAMADKQWEKAVSFFDKAAKSNPGNAEAFIGRSRAYLHLGRLDKAFDDAKTALEKDPGSAAAYGQRGIVNKIQRNTDQALQDFSSAVKLNPRYAWAYAQRADIHSRNKDQDKALADVTLAIKSNPNFIDAYRLQAWVLNRMGRCREANEAFKKVEQLNSNDAWSIQDKAWFLLTCPDEKLQDSSKALELAKKALELSEGKDGVVHETLAEAYFRQGDPVKAVDHQRKAIELGSQRCPDGSCVKEMQQRLQKYEMAARQEVRTGYEILPLDSGQ; encoded by the coding sequence ATGAAATTCTATTCAGGTGTGTCATTGCGTGGTCTCAGAGACCAAAACGGTTTTTCGGTCTATACGTTTATGGGCGGTGCCATTTTAGCGGCTGTAATCATAGGTGCGCTTCTTTATTTTCCCTGGAAGGAAGTTTTCAAAGGCAAGCAAGATCCTGATATGGCCGCCGCGTACTCGGCGATGGCTGACAAACAATGGGAAAAGGCGGTTTCGTTTTTCGACAAGGCCGCCAAATCCAATCCTGGCAACGCTGAGGCGTTTATCGGGCGTTCAAGGGCCTATCTTCACCTGGGAAGACTGGACAAGGCCTTTGATGATGCAAAAACAGCATTGGAGAAGGACCCCGGCAGCGCAGCGGCCTACGGGCAGAGAGGCATTGTAAATAAGATCCAGCGGAACACTGATCAGGCATTGCAGGATTTCTCCTCCGCGGTAAAGCTGAACCCCCGTTATGCATGGGCTTACGCACAACGGGCGGACATCCATTCGAGAAACAAGGATCAAGACAAGGCCCTGGCGGACGTTACCCTGGCCATCAAGAGCAATCCTAATTTCATTGATGCCTATCGTCTCCAGGCATGGGTGTTGAATCGCATGGGAAGATGTCGAGAGGCAAATGAGGCCTTCAAAAAGGTCGAACAGTTGAACTCGAACGACGCTTGGTCCATCCAGGACAAAGCCTGGTTTCTTCTAACGTGCCCGGATGAAAAACTCCAGGATTCGTCCAAAGCTCTGGAATTGGCCAAGAAAGCTCTGGAATTAAGCGAAGGCAAGGACGGGGTGGTCCATGAAACCCTGGCTGAAGCCTACTTTCGACAGGGCGATCCGGTGAAGGCCGTGGACCACCAAAGAAAGGCCATTGAATTAGGCTCGCAGAGATGCCCGGACGGTTCTTGCGTGAAGGAGATGCAGCAAAGGCTTCAGAAATACGAAATGGCGGCGCGGCAAGAGGTAAGAACAGGCTATGAGATCTTGCCTCTGGACAGCGGACAATAA
- a CDS encoding DUF1848 domain-containing protein, whose amino-acid sequence MHVVSASRRTDIPSFHAEWFMQRIREGFVRVLSPFGGGVLEVSLAPEDVIAIVFWTKNAAPILPHLEELRNLGHCFTFLYTINNYPAFVEPAVPEWGHTKSIVEQLSKRFPQAAFRWRYDTIVLGESLDWKWHVRNFRGLCRSLAPYATECIFSFCDYYRKTTKNMERGMPDHWKPGEAQCKEMAEEMAAVAKEWGISVASCAHDFLMSDNVAKAKCIDPAFLARVVDSPERLAAVTDLKRAPTRKDCGCAASRDVGAYDTCLHGCLYCYANANPETAARNVEFVRKDSACLDPRAAGVTPGTDIRIGRNNNTAADTCDKKPRPRGGVSSQA is encoded by the coding sequence GTGCACGTTGTTTCAGCCAGTCGCAGAACCGACATACCGTCCTTTCATGCCGAATGGTTTATGCAGAGGATTCGTGAGGGATTCGTGCGCGTCTTGTCACCATTTGGAGGCGGAGTCCTCGAAGTGTCCCTTGCTCCTGAAGATGTGATCGCCATCGTCTTTTGGACAAAGAATGCTGCTCCAATTTTGCCTCACCTGGAGGAACTGCGTAACTTAGGGCATTGTTTCACTTTTCTGTACACGATAAATAATTATCCTGCCTTTGTGGAACCGGCCGTCCCGGAATGGGGTCACACTAAGAGTATTGTGGAGCAATTGTCCAAGCGGTTTCCTCAAGCAGCGTTCCGGTGGCGATACGACACCATAGTGCTTGGCGAATCCTTGGACTGGAAGTGGCATGTAAGGAATTTTCGCGGGCTGTGCAGATCACTGGCGCCTTATGCCACGGAGTGCATTTTCAGTTTTTGTGACTATTACCGAAAGACAACTAAGAATATGGAGCGCGGCATGCCGGATCACTGGAAACCCGGCGAGGCTCAATGCAAGGAGATGGCTGAAGAAATGGCTGCCGTGGCTAAGGAGTGGGGCATCTCTGTCGCCTCCTGTGCGCACGATTTCCTCATGTCGGACAATGTGGCCAAAGCCAAGTGTATCGACCCCGCATTTCTCGCTCGGGTGGTGGACTCACCGGAAAGACTAGCCGCTGTTACGGACCTGAAACGGGCCCCCACTAGGAAGGATTGCGGGTGCGCGGCTTCAAGGGATGTGGGAGCGTACGACACTTGCCTGCACGGTTGTCTATACTGCTACGCAAACGCGAATCCTGAAACCGCGGCAAGGAATGTCGAATTTGTCCGAAAAGATTCAGCCTGCCTCGATCCGAGAGCCGCGGGGGTAACCCCAGGAACCGATATCCGGATTGGCCGCAACAACAACACGGCCGCGGATACGTGCGACAAGAAGCCCCGGCCCCGTGGTGGGGTTTCCAGCCAGGCGTAA
- a CDS encoding energy transducer TonB: protein MSLDYCENIDDSLRPEEAARGSEIMETSRQEKILKYCIIASCILHVGFFVALPHLSELTPTKALLKPGETVTSVRLVEPQTPNTVTEPPPENASAISDRDHTAERPRLPKSPPAPKPPLGNVQPMEKRMASLVPPPAPEDLVKPREEPTKKDVTTKAPPVSEKANSNHSKHRDQTDPLAKKNSLNKRPVDLTPTLQDIAKGFSSPGGATDFYPDGDLEEAVVDINTREDRFFSYLWHLKQKIQGVWVYPAVAAKSGIGGALSVEFSVSKEGELLYVNLVDSSGHTILDESAMKAIRSAAPYFPFPPRLKAKRLRVRANFIYVTGNAFRSIM from the coding sequence ATGTCTCTCGACTATTGCGAGAATATTGATGATTCCTTGCGCCCTGAGGAGGCTGCGCGAGGAAGCGAGATCATGGAGACCTCCAGGCAGGAGAAAATCCTAAAATACTGTATCATCGCATCATGTATCCTACATGTGGGGTTCTTTGTGGCCTTGCCTCACCTGTCCGAACTGACCCCCACCAAAGCGCTTCTTAAGCCGGGTGAAACGGTAACGTCGGTTCGGTTGGTGGAGCCGCAAACGCCCAATACAGTCACTGAGCCACCACCCGAGAACGCGTCCGCAATTTCGGACCGAGATCACACAGCCGAACGACCAAGGCTCCCCAAAAGCCCACCCGCTCCAAAGCCTCCTCTTGGGAACGTGCAACCGATGGAAAAGAGGATGGCATCGTTGGTTCCCCCGCCCGCGCCCGAAGATCTTGTCAAACCCAGAGAAGAGCCGACAAAAAAGGACGTGACGACCAAAGCCCCCCCTGTTTCTGAAAAAGCTAATAGCAACCACAGCAAGCACCGAGATCAAACAGACCCGCTTGCGAAGAAGAACAGCCTGAACAAACGGCCCGTTGACCTGACCCCTACGCTTCAAGATATCGCCAAAGGTTTTTCCTCCCCCGGTGGGGCCACGGATTTCTACCCTGACGGCGATCTGGAAGAGGCCGTAGTTGATATAAACACTCGAGAAGACCGCTTTTTCTCATATCTTTGGCATTTGAAGCAGAAAATCCAAGGTGTGTGGGTCTATCCTGCGGTCGCGGCGAAATCCGGCATTGGAGGGGCGCTGTCAGTCGAGTTTTCCGTTTCCAAAGAAGGGGAGTTGTTATACGTGAATTTGGTAGACTCCTCAGGTCACACCATTCTCGATGAGTCAGCAATGAAAGCTATCAGGTCAGCCGCGCCTTACTTTCCTTTTCCCCCGAGGCTGAAGGCCAAGCGGCTGCGGGTTCGGGCGAATTTCATCTACGTTACAGGCAATGCTTTCAGAAGTATCATGTAA